The sequence below is a genomic window from Deltaproteobacteria bacterium.
GTGGCGAGCTTCGATGCGCGTGAGCAGGTGTTCGTAGATCAACCGCATCGCCTCGGCAGGCGCCAGCGAGCCGCGGTCCTCCGGCGCGAGCGCGCCGCGCGCACGCAGATAGTAGGCGCGGGCGCGGCCGCATTCGAAGGCCATCAAGGCCCCAGCGCGCGTCGAATAGTGGCGGCCGAGCAAGTCTGCTTCGTTGCAATCAAAGTGGCGCAGATCTTCCAGCGGCAGATAGATCCGCCCGCGCTGGCCGTCCTCCATCACATCGCGCAGGATGTTGGTGAGCTGAAACGCCACGCCGAGATCGACCGCGTATTCGCGCGCGCTCGGCTGCGTGTAGCCAAAGATTTCGATGCACAGCAACCCAACAGTGGACGCGACCAGATAGCAGTACTCATACAATTGATCGAAGGTCGCGTAGCGACGACGGGTGAGATCCATCTCGACGCCGCGAATCAGGTCGAGAAAATGCTCGCGGTGCAGCGGCAAGCGCCGAACGCTGTCAGCCAGCGCGCGACTGATCGGATGGGTCGGCTCGCCGTCGTAGACCCGCGCCACTTCATCGCGCCAGCGCGCCAGCAACGCCGCCGGATCGCGGCGACCGGCATCATCGGCGATGTCGTCCACAAAGCGGCAGAACGCATACACCGCGTACAACGCCTCGCGCCGGGCAGGCGGCAGCAAGCGGAAGGCATAGAAGAAATTGCTCGAACTGCGCCGAGTGACGGCTTGGCAGTAGTCGTACGCTTCGCGCAGCGACGGATCGTGGCGGTCGTTCATGTCGGGTCACTCCGAATGGCTGGCCGAGTCGCGGGCGGCGCATGTGTCGCTCCTACGCCGGACCAGAACGCCCGCAGCACGAGCCCACCCTTCGTCCATTTCGCGACGGTGGGTCGCTGCCGCAGCACGTCGTAGTCGAGCGCCGCAATCGCCCGCAGAATCGCCAGGCCACCCCAAGCAAACAAGCGCACTTCACGCGCGAGCCGTCGATCGACGCGCATCGCCAGTTCCAAACCGTTCGTAAGCGAGTCGGTGGCGCGCTCGACTTCGAACCGCATGAGCCTACGGAAGTTCTCGGTAGCGACACCGCGGCGAAGATCATCCGCGCTGCAACCGAAACGTTCGAGGTCTTCGCGTGGGAAGTAAACTCGACTCCGCGCGGCGTCGGCAGCCACGTCTTGCCAGAAGTTCGCGAGCTGCAACCCGGTGCAAATCTGATCGGCGAGCCGCTGGCGCTCGGGATCGCGATAGCCAAACAAGTAGAGGATCAGGCGGCCAACGGGATCGGCGGAGCAACGGCAGTACTCGCGCAATGAAACAAAGGTGTCGAAGCGATGAAATTTGACATCCGTCGTGAACGCACGCAACAGGTCGCGGAACGGATCAATGGGCAGCGCGAATGCCGCCATCGTGTGCTCCAGCGCGATGAATACCGGATGCTCGGTGGCGCGACCGACCGCGCACTCCTCCAACGCCGCACTCCACGCGCGCAAGGCAGCGATCCGTTCGGGCGCAGTGAGCGTCCCCTCATCCGCGATGTCGTCGGCTGTACGCGCGAACGCATAGATCGCCGCGATGTGCCGCCGCAGCGGCTTGGGAAGCAACCACGAGCCGACCGTGAAATTCTCGTAGTGCGAGGTCGCGATCTGCCAACAGTGACGATACGCCGCGTTAATTGCCGCCGCATCGTGCGCCGCCGCATCGTGGCGGGTAGCGTGAGTCGCAATCTGTGGCGAAGCGTTCGTCATTGCGCGAGCGATCCGGTTCGTTCGTACAGCCGCTTGTCCTCGCGGACACCGGCGAAGCGGCAGAAGTTCGCGCGCGACTCTACGGGCAAGTCAGCGCCGGCACCGTCGCGGCCGAACGCTTCGTACTCGTCAACCGTGAGCGTACGGCGCGCGGCAAGCAAATCCGCAACGCCGATACCGGCCGCTACCTTTGCACTGCCAGCGACGCACTGGCCGCTAAAGAACTCCGCACAACATCCGGAACCGTAGGAGAACAGACCGAGCGAGCGGCCTTCGAGAGCGCGGCCCTGCTGTTCCGCGAGCCATGCCAGGCAGAGGTACAACGATGCGGTGTAGGTGTTGCCGACCACGCGCGCCGCGCCGAGCGTGGGCTCGACGAGCGTGCGGTACGATTGTTCGGCGGCCGGCCCGAGATCCGCCGGGTTGCGCCCCGCCGCGCGCCATTCGCCTTCGATCAGACGCAGGTGCGCCTTGTACGCCATCTTCGGAAAGGGTGTGTGGTACAGCAGCGCGGCAAATTCTTCGGAGAGCGCGCCGCTCGGTGTCGAGTGGCCGTTTCGATAATCGGCAACGGCGCCATCGAGCGCATTGAGATAGCAGTCGACCGAGAACTTGCCGTCGACCAACGCCTCGCGACGATCGAGTGGCCGCCAGAAGTCATACACGTTGCTGGCGAACACGCCACTGATCGGATCGAGCGCGAGCAACCGCGGCTGTTCGCTGACCACCACGGCGACCGCGCCCGCCCCTTGCGTGAACTCGGCGCTCGAATGGAGGTCGTAACGCGCGATGTCGGTGGCCACCACCAAGGCCTTGCGCCCACGCGCCGCCCCCGAGCGAATCCAATCCGCCGCGATCATCACCCCCGCCGTGCCGCTGTAGCAGGCGTGCTTGAGCTCGAGGGTGCGGCAGTTCGCCGTCACGCCGAGCAGTTCGTGCAAGAAGATACTCGCCGGCTTGGCGTGATCGACGCCGGTTTCAGTCGCCACCAACAGCAGCCCGATC
It includes:
- the hpnC gene encoding squalene synthase HpnC, whose protein sequence is MATSHYENFTVGSWLLPKPLRRHIAAIYAFARTADDIADEGTLTAPERIAALRAWSAALEECAVGRATEHPVFIALEHTMAAFALPIDPFRDLLRAFTTDVKFHRFDTFVSLREYCRCSADPVGRLILYLFGYRDPERQRLADQICTGLQLANFWQDVAADAARSRVYFPREDLERFGCSADDLRRGVATENFRRLMRFEVERATDSLTNGLELAMRVDRRLAREVRLFAWGGLAILRAIAALDYDVLRQRPTVAKWTKGGLVLRAFWSGVGATHAPPATRPAIRSDPT
- a CDS encoding hydroxymethylglutaryl-CoA synthase, translated to MMALVGPVGPVGIDQLGVYVPEYVLPLDQLAAARGVPVEKLHIGIGAQQMAVAPPWEDAVTLGANAAARAIAQGHISPDEIGLLLVATETGVDHAKPASIFLHELLGVTANCRTLELKHACYSGTAGVMIAADWIRSGAARGRKALVVATDIARYDLHSSAEFTQGAGAVAVVVSEQPRLLALDPISGVFASNVYDFWRPLDRREALVDGKFSVDCYLNALDGAVADYRNGHSTPSGALSEEFAALLYHTPFPKMAYKAHLRLIEGEWRAAGRNPADLGPAAEQSYRTLVEPTLGAARVVGNTYTASLYLCLAWLAEQQGRALEGRSLGLFSYGSGCCAEFFSGQCVAGSAKVAAGIGVADLLAARRTLTVDEYEAFGRDGAGADLPVESRANFCRFAGVREDKRLYERTGSLAQ
- the hpnD gene encoding presqualene diphosphate synthase HpnD, with amino-acid sequence MNDRHDPSLREAYDYCQAVTRRSSSNFFYAFRLLPPARREALYAVYAFCRFVDDIADDAGRRDPAALLARWRDEVARVYDGEPTHPISRALADSVRRLPLHREHFLDLIRGVEMDLTRRRYATFDQLYEYCYLVASTVGLLCIEIFGYTQPSAREYAVDLGVAFQLTNILRDVMEDGQRGRIYLPLEDLRHFDCNEADLLGRHYSTRAGALMAFECGRARAYYLRARGALAPEDRGSLAPAEAMRLIYEHLLTRIEARHFDVFGPKVTLPRYQKVTLALAAWGRSQLAALSL